The Fimbriimonadaceae bacterium genome has a segment encoding these proteins:
- the dusB gene encoding tRNA dihydrouridine synthase DusB: protein MPAPPFSVGPVRVDPPVLLAPMEDVSNLPFRLITKEVARPGLMFTEFVSAMAVHYKAAKTFRKLRVDERERPLGIQIFGADPEVMAETARVAEEAGADIVDINMGCWVPKVCRTGSGASLLKDPDLAERIVAAVVSAVKVPVTVKVRAGWDYSVFAAPELAKRFVGAGAQMITLHARFAKQGFEGQADWDLLKRMRDAVTVPFIGNGDVKEPEDALRMVQETGVDGVMVGRAAISDPWRMARIVAAVAGREAPPPPTIDDRVAMARRHMRMMVGYQLGLDDVTQTPDRIDPVDELAALRALRSQLPLYVKGEPGAAALRGRLTVAETMAEIDDLLEGFLDSLKQAV from the coding sequence ATGCCCGCCCCGCCCTTCTCAGTCGGGCCCGTCCGGGTCGACCCGCCCGTCCTCCTCGCCCCGATGGAGGACGTCAGCAACCTGCCCTTCCGACTGATCACCAAGGAAGTCGCGCGGCCCGGACTCATGTTCACCGAGTTCGTCTCCGCGATGGCGGTCCACTACAAGGCGGCCAAGACGTTTCGAAAGCTTAGGGTGGACGAGAGGGAACGCCCGCTGGGAATCCAAATCTTTGGGGCAGACCCCGAAGTCATGGCCGAGACAGCCCGCGTCGCGGAAGAGGCGGGGGCCGACATCGTCGACATCAACATGGGTTGCTGGGTGCCCAAAGTGTGCCGCACAGGGTCAGGCGCTTCGCTGCTCAAAGACCCTGACCTTGCCGAACGGATCGTCGCCGCCGTGGTGTCGGCAGTCAAGGTGCCGGTCACCGTCAAAGTCCGGGCCGGCTGGGACTACTCCGTGTTCGCCGCCCCCGAGCTTGCCAAGCGGTTTGTCGGAGCGGGGGCCCAAATGATCACCCTGCACGCCCGGTTCGCCAAGCAGGGGTTCGAAGGCCAGGCCGACTGGGACCTGCTCAAGCGCATGAGAGACGCGGTGACCGTGCCTTTCATCGGCAACGGCGACGTGAAGGAACCCGAAGACGCCCTCCGGATGGTCCAAGAAACGGGAGTGGACGGGGTGATGGTGGGCCGGGCCGCGATCAGCGACCCGTGGCGCATGGCCCGGATCGTCGCTGCGGTCGCCGGCCGCGAAGCGCCTCCGCCCCCGACGATCGACGACCGGGTGGCCATGGCCCGCCGGCACATGCGGATGATGGTCGGCTACCAACTTGGACTCGACGACGTGACCCAGACTCCGGACCGGATAGACCCTGTCGACGAACTGGCCGCGCTCCGGGCCCTGCGCTCACAACTACCGCTCTATGTCAAGGGCGAACCGGGCGCGGCCGCCCTGCGCGGACGGTTGACGGTCGCCGAGACGATGGCTGAGATCGACGACCTCCTTGAAGGCTTCCTCGATTCGCTTAAGCAAGCGGTTTGA
- a CDS encoding Gfo/Idh/MocA family oxidoreductase: protein MSKPTLTVGLIGYQFMGKAHSNAYRQAGRFFDLPMDLRMKTVCGRNEAAVAKAAGQLGWEGYETDYRKVLDDPEIDVVDVSTPGDSHREIAVAAAKAGKIVFCEKPIGNTLADAQEIYDAVKASGKPSAVFHNYRKAPAVALAKQMVASGQLGRIYHIRAVYLQDWIADPKFPLVWRLQKEKAGSGAHGDIASHIIDLGRHLLGEFESVTGLLHTFIKERPLAGAVDDRLGAAASTETGEVTVDDASLFLAKFKSGAVGTFEATRFAVGRKNHNRFEINGEKGSVVFNLERMNELEYYDNTDAAANHGFRLIQATDGVHPYAGHYWPVGHIIGYEHTFINLVADAVNAIAEGKNPSPDIEDGLRNQVVLDAVERSHASGNWVTV, encoded by the coding sequence ATGTCTAAACCCACGCTGACCGTCGGACTGATCGGCTATCAGTTCATGGGCAAAGCCCATAGCAACGCCTACCGCCAGGCGGGCCGGTTCTTTGACTTGCCCATGGACCTGCGCATGAAAACCGTGTGCGGGCGCAACGAGGCGGCGGTGGCAAAGGCGGCCGGTCAGCTGGGCTGGGAGGGCTACGAGACGGACTATCGGAAAGTGCTGGACGACCCGGAGATCGACGTCGTCGATGTGAGCACACCGGGTGACAGCCACCGAGAGATCGCGGTCGCAGCGGCCAAGGCGGGGAAGATCGTCTTCTGCGAGAAGCCGATCGGCAACACACTGGCCGACGCCCAAGAGATTTATGACGCGGTGAAGGCCAGCGGCAAACCCAGTGCGGTCTTCCACAACTACCGCAAAGCTCCGGCCGTCGCGCTGGCGAAGCAAATGGTCGCGAGCGGTCAGCTCGGCCGCATCTATCACATCCGGGCCGTTTACCTGCAGGACTGGATCGCCGACCCCAAGTTCCCGCTGGTGTGGCGTTTGCAGAAGGAGAAGGCCGGTTCGGGGGCGCACGGCGACATCGCCAGCCACATCATCGACCTTGGCCGACACTTGCTGGGCGAGTTCGAGTCTGTCACCGGGCTACTTCACACCTTTATCAAGGAGCGTCCCCTGGCCGGGGCGGTCGACGACCGCCTCGGTGCGGCGGCCAGCACCGAGACCGGCGAGGTGACGGTCGATGACGCCAGCCTCTTCCTCGCCAAGTTCAAGAGCGGGGCAGTAGGCACGTTCGAGGCCACTCGGTTCGCGGTCGGGCGGAAGAACCACAACCGGTTTGAGATCAACGGAGAGAAGGGGTCGGTTGTCTTCAACCTGGAGCGCATGAACGAACTGGAGTATTACGACAACACCGACGCGGCGGCGAACCACGGGTTTAGGCTCATCCAGGCAACCGACGGGGTGCACCCCTACGCGGGTCACTATTGGCCGGTCGGGCACATCATCGGCTACGAGCACACCTTCATCAACCTCGTCGCCGACGCCGTGAACGCGATCGCCGAAGGAAAGAACCCGAGCCCGGACATTGAGGACGGGCTCCGGAACCAGGTCGTCCTTGACGCGGTGGAACGCAGTCACGCGTCGGGGAACTGGGTCACGGTTTAG
- a CDS encoding prepilin-type N-terminal cleavage/methylation domain-containing protein, protein MRTRAFTLIELLVVIAIIAILAAILFPVFAQAKTAAKKTSSLSNVRQIGTASMLYMGDYDDTVMPLYFFDPNNLSYPSTFGFYYYPMTMLPYTKSEKIFLCPADTADDALLSDGQGHGRFDPDNLYHYYIVGANPSYGYNYRYLNTVKLNFDYGSQPVSMFTGVSVSSLNAPAQTLMFAEATMKDKSAPGFDGAGYGQVTNTIGYARVEPPFAVTVPAGLPPYNGWSGSFPDARSQGQLWGRFDPKKVIVTWADGHAKYTSIQALKGQGTTELEVNRYWNGQGD, encoded by the coding sequence ATGAGGACTCGCGCCTTCACATTGATCGAACTCCTGGTCGTCATTGCGATCATCGCTATTCTCGCCGCAATCCTGTTCCCGGTCTTTGCCCAAGCGAAGACAGCGGCGAAGAAAACCAGCAGTTTGAGCAACGTCCGCCAGATCGGCACGGCCAGCATGCTCTACATGGGCGACTATGACGACACCGTCATGCCGCTGTACTTCTTCGACCCGAACAACCTGAGCTATCCCAGCACGTTCGGCTTCTACTACTATCCGATGACCATGCTGCCGTACACGAAGAGTGAGAAGATCTTCCTGTGCCCGGCGGACACCGCGGACGACGCGCTCTTGAGCGACGGGCAGGGTCACGGCCGGTTTGACCCCGACAACCTCTACCACTATTACATCGTTGGCGCGAACCCCAGCTACGGCTACAACTACCGCTACCTCAACACCGTCAAGCTCAACTTTGACTACGGTTCACAGCCGGTCTCGATGTTCACCGGTGTCTCGGTGTCGAGCCTGAACGCCCCCGCGCAGACCCTCATGTTCGCTGAGGCGACGATGAAGGACAAGTCGGCCCCTGGGTTCGACGGTGCGGGCTATGGCCAGGTGACCAACACGATCGGATACGCCCGGGTCGAGCCTCCGTTCGCCGTCACCGTCCCCGCTGGCCTGCCTCCCTACAACGGGTGGTCAGGCTCGTTCCCCGACGCCCGGTCGCAAGGCCAACTGTGGGGACGCTTCGACCCCAAGAAGGTGATCGTCACCTGGGCCGACGGCCACGCCAAGTACACGTCGATCCAAGCCCTGAAAGGACAAGGCACCACCGAGCTCGAAGTGAACCGCTACTGGAACGGTCAGGGCGACTGA
- a CDS encoding PEP-CTERM sorting domain-containing protein codes for MKLKSTLVISALATAALSHAVIATTSTTATGPEDFTWVYVGRVGSASGVAVGPHSVLTVQHISATDFVLGGVTYHKTGAVDAPNLNGTHTDLRMITVAETLPGWYELGQSPVAGSGVTMVGYGATGKVAASGDYYTDITGMGTRRAGDNKIDGTVKIDGWGVANYAYLHSVGEASLAAGDSGGGWFDSTGRLIGINSFIFNDTDWTGGTPTPPDKLNDFGFASFNKNGWTWSGEYGGQHYDIDIAPGTAYFGSGAIDVTNDEVRRWAFQNGAVPEPASLSVLGLGALALMRRRKS; via the coding sequence ATGAAGTTGAAATCGACCCTTGTCATCAGTGCCTTGGCCACGGCGGCGCTGTCCCACGCCGTCATCGCGACCACATCGACAACCGCGACGGGCCCCGAGGATTTCACTTGGGTTTACGTGGGTAGGGTCGGCAGTGCCAGCGGTGTCGCGGTCGGACCCCATTCGGTACTGACCGTCCAACACATCAGCGCGACCGATTTCGTTTTGGGTGGCGTCACCTATCACAAGACCGGCGCGGTGGACGCGCCCAACCTGAACGGCACCCACACCGACCTGCGCATGATCACGGTTGCCGAGACCTTGCCCGGCTGGTATGAACTGGGCCAGTCACCGGTGGCGGGCTCCGGGGTGACGATGGTGGGCTACGGCGCCACCGGCAAAGTGGCCGCGTCGGGCGACTACTACACCGACATCACCGGGATGGGCACCCGTCGGGCGGGCGACAACAAGATCGACGGGACGGTCAAGATCGACGGCTGGGGCGTGGCGAACTATGCCTACCTGCACTCGGTCGGCGAGGCGTCCCTGGCGGCCGGTGATTCGGGCGGAGGTTGGTTTGACAGCACGGGCCGGCTGATCGGGATCAACTCGTTCATCTTCAACGACACGGATTGGACGGGCGGGACTCCGACGCCGCCGGACAAGTTGAACGACTTTGGCTTTGCCTCGTTCAACAAGAACGGTTGGACTTGGAGCGGCGAGTACGGGGGCCAGCACTACGACATCGACATCGCTCCGGGCACGGCCTACTTCGGCAGCGGGGCGATCGACGTCACCAACGACGAAGTGCGACGGTGGGCGTTCCAAAACGGCGCGGTGCCCGAACCGGCGTCGTTGTCTGTCCTTGGACTCGGTGCCTTGGCGCTGATGCGTCGCCGAAAGAGCTGA
- a CDS encoding HAMP domain-containing histidine kinase has product MVAHSLRTRLLLWNTAVIVLLLVGFAAAMTGVTRARLTSMIDRDLRHRGDEAVQLGPPPPEQQRMFRLDGGVPGPGPEPGAPGPPPGQRPRPRTPGLGPIPQVYQDASRLADIRRPRFVAAGSGSDPAWSDKSFEGATALVTAPTFTDLGRLRVLSMPAFRNGVQIGTVQVAQETDLLLSLSQAQTATFAVLLPVALVFVVLGARVLIDRALRPVDRLTRAAAAISAEDLSQRLPVTGDDELARIAGTFNDLLGRLDTAFAEEKSAYSRLQEAYDAQQRFTADASHELRTPLTRIRLTLGNALNAPGNLSELQRAAERADATAAEMARLVEDLLTLARTDAGVLTIDARTVDLRVPVSEGIEAVAGPGPVPTACFPDEPVPVQGDEALLSRVVVNLVGNARRHTPQDGTVHVTVDSEGGWARVTVQDTGDGIPEEDIPHVFDRFYRAGEARSRRDGGTGLGLAITKGLVEAHKGRVDIASQEGQGTVVRVLLPLVSDPHKSLIGAS; this is encoded by the coding sequence TTGGTCGCCCATTCTCTGCGCACCCGCCTCCTCCTGTGGAACACCGCGGTCATCGTGCTCCTTCTCGTCGGCTTCGCCGCAGCAATGACCGGGGTCACCCGTGCCCGGCTGACCTCTATGATCGACCGCGACCTGCGCCACCGAGGCGACGAGGCGGTCCAGCTTGGCCCCCCTCCGCCGGAGCAACAGCGGATGTTCCGTCTCGACGGCGGTGTGCCAGGGCCGGGCCCTGAGCCCGGAGCACCCGGCCCACCGCCGGGGCAACGCCCCCGCCCCCGGACACCCGGGCTGGGGCCGATACCCCAGGTCTACCAAGACGCTTCGCGCCTGGCCGACATCCGCCGGCCTCGGTTCGTGGCGGCCGGCTCCGGTTCGGACCCGGCATGGTCAGACAAGAGCTTCGAGGGCGCGACGGCCCTCGTGACGGCCCCCACGTTCACCGATCTAGGCCGGTTGCGGGTCCTCTCCATGCCCGCGTTTCGGAACGGCGTCCAGATTGGCACTGTCCAGGTCGCCCAGGAAACCGACCTCTTGCTCTCCCTGAGCCAGGCCCAGACGGCGACGTTCGCCGTCCTCCTGCCGGTCGCCCTGGTGTTTGTCGTCCTCGGGGCCAGGGTCTTGATCGACCGGGCGCTCCGGCCTGTCGACCGCTTGACGCGGGCCGCCGCGGCGATTAGCGCCGAAGACCTCTCCCAACGGCTTCCTGTCACTGGTGACGATGAACTGGCTCGCATAGCCGGGACATTCAACGACCTCCTCGGGCGGCTCGACACCGCGTTTGCGGAGGAAAAGTCGGCGTATTCCCGGCTACAGGAGGCATACGACGCCCAGCAACGCTTTACCGCCGACGCCAGCCATGAGCTCCGGACTCCGTTGACCCGCATCAGGCTGACCCTGGGTAACGCCCTGAACGCCCCCGGCAACCTCAGTGAACTCCAGAGAGCGGCAGAACGGGCCGACGCGACCGCCGCAGAAATGGCCCGGTTGGTCGAAGACCTGCTGACGCTGGCCCGCACGGACGCCGGTGTCCTGACGATCGACGCCCGCACGGTCGACCTCCGCGTGCCCGTTTCCGAAGGGATCGAGGCCGTGGCCGGACCGGGCCCCGTCCCCACTGCCTGCTTCCCCGACGAACCGGTCCCTGTGCAAGGGGACGAGGCGCTCCTCAGTCGGGTGGTCGTCAACCTTGTCGGTAACGCCCGTCGGCATACGCCGCAAGACGGGACGGTGCATGTCACGGTCGACTCCGAAGGAGGCTGGGCGAGGGTCACGGTGCAAGACACGGGCGACGGCATCCCGGAAGAAGACATTCCCCACGTCTTTGACCGCTTCTATCGGGCTGGTGAGGCGAGGTCAAGGCGAGACGGGGGTACCGGGCTCGGTCTGGCGATCACCAAGGGCCTTGTCGAGGCTCACAAGGGACGCGTCGACATCGCCAGTCAAGAGGGCCAGGGGACAGTGGTCCGGGTCCTTTTGCCCCTGGTGTCCGACCCTCATAAATCCCTCATAGGAGCCTCGTAA
- a CDS encoding ABC transporter ATP-binding protein yields the protein MRSFRRTLEFLRPYRRHLALAILLTVVVTTLNIVPPRLFEFAIDNGIKPALAAFQSWQSAEGAAKAAAEANWVNLRDHTGPQLLLMFSLLLVGAIALRAYLNYLLALLVNFVGHRFCFDLRFATWRHLQRLSLAFHKQIQTGKIMARATADVELIQGVVSGQLVAFLSDLITLVVVTSILFTMEWRIAAVILALVPLYVVSYLFFLKHIRSIREEQRRLYDEQVGQLTEKIANIAVVKAFVRENDETKQFVKLANERFAVDVRQMHLNRRLGLISGVISAVGRGIVYAYGGFLVQQGQLTVGSLVAVAFYVGYVFDPAVRVVDFNNQLQWAVAAMDRVFETLDTRPDIEDREGALALPRLSREIRFDHVSFKYEQGEEIVHDIDLTVACGEVVGIVGHSGSGKTTLMNLLMRFYDPTKGRVSIDGVDLREVRLDSVRAQISMVAQENMAFSVSIKENIKYGCHDATDEQMVAAAKAADLHEFVETLDDGYETMIGEHGVRFSGGQRQRLALARALVTDPAVLILDDVTSALDGETEARVQEALRRVMKGRTTFIIAHRLASVVDADRILVVEDGRIVDQGPHAELVARPGIYQDMFREQFKGALEIA from the coding sequence ATGCGCTCCTTCCGGCGCACACTCGAGTTCCTCCGGCCCTACCGCCGGCACTTGGCGTTGGCGATCTTGCTTACCGTCGTCGTGACGACGCTCAACATCGTCCCACCCCGGCTCTTTGAGTTCGCGATTGACAACGGCATCAAGCCGGCGCTGGCCGCGTTCCAGAGTTGGCAGTCCGCGGAAGGAGCGGCCAAGGCAGCCGCCGAAGCGAACTGGGTGAACCTGCGCGACCACACGGGCCCGCAGCTCTTACTCATGTTCAGCCTGCTCTTGGTCGGGGCCATCGCCCTCCGGGCCTATCTGAACTACCTTCTCGCCCTGTTGGTCAACTTTGTCGGCCATCGCTTTTGTTTTGACCTACGGTTCGCCACGTGGCGGCACCTCCAACGCCTGAGCCTGGCCTTCCACAAGCAGATCCAAACCGGCAAGATCATGGCCCGGGCGACCGCCGACGTCGAGCTCATCCAGGGGGTGGTCTCGGGGCAACTCGTCGCCTTTCTCAGCGACCTCATCACCTTGGTCGTCGTCACGTCCATCCTTTTCACGATGGAGTGGCGGATCGCCGCCGTGATCCTTGCTTTGGTGCCGCTCTACGTCGTCAGCTACTTGTTCTTCCTGAAGCACATCCGCAGCATCCGGGAAGAACAGCGCCGTCTCTACGACGAGCAGGTCGGCCAGCTGACCGAAAAGATCGCCAACATCGCCGTGGTCAAGGCGTTTGTGCGGGAGAACGACGAGACCAAGCAGTTTGTCAAGCTGGCCAACGAGCGGTTTGCCGTCGACGTCCGTCAAATGCACCTGAACCGTCGGCTGGGCCTGATCTCGGGGGTCATATCCGCCGTCGGCCGGGGCATTGTCTACGCCTATGGGGGCTTCCTCGTCCAGCAGGGCCAACTCACGGTCGGGTCCCTCGTAGCCGTCGCCTTCTACGTGGGGTATGTCTTCGACCCCGCCGTTCGCGTCGTCGATTTCAACAACCAACTCCAGTGGGCGGTGGCGGCGATGGACCGCGTCTTCGAGACCCTAGACACCCGACCCGACATAGAGGACAGGGAAGGCGCGCTGGCCCTCCCTCGCTTGAGCAGGGAGATCAGGTTCGACCATGTCAGCTTCAAGTATGAGCAGGGGGAGGAGATTGTCCATGACATCGACCTCACCGTGGCCTGTGGCGAGGTTGTCGGCATCGTGGGCCACAGCGGAAGCGGCAAAACGACGCTGATGAACCTCTTGATGCGGTTCTATGACCCGACGAAGGGTCGGGTCAGTATTGACGGTGTCGACTTGCGTGAAGTCCGGCTCGACTCCGTCCGTGCCCAAATCAGCATGGTCGCCCAAGAGAACATGGCGTTCAGCGTCAGCATCAAGGAGAACATCAAGTACGGGTGCCACGACGCGACGGACGAGCAGATGGTCGCCGCGGCCAAGGCCGCCGACCTCCATGAGTTTGTCGAGACTCTCGACGACGGATACGAGACCATGATCGGCGAGCACGGCGTGCGCTTCAGTGGTGGACAGCGCCAGCGCCTGGCCCTTGCCCGGGCACTTGTCACCGACCCCGCCGTCCTCATCCTTGACGACGTGACCAGCGCCCTTGACGGCGAGACCGAGGCCCGCGTCCAGGAGGCCCTCCGTCGTGTCATGAAGGGGCGCACGACCTTCATCATCGCGCACCGGCTCGCCAGTGTCGTCGATGCAGACCGCATCCTTGTCGTGGAAGACGGAAGGATCGTCGACCAAGGCCCCCACGCCGAGTTGGTCGCCCGCCCCGGCATCTATCAAGACATGTTCCGGGAGCAGTTCAAAGGGGCCCTGGAGATCGCCTGA
- the trpA gene encoding tryptophan synthase subunit alpha, which yields MPTLAHTFDALRTKGEKALVLYVTAGDPSLDDLPAICDALVEGGADVIEIGVPFSDPIADGPTIQASSQRALDRGTRPGAVLDSLSRGGCGVPVVLMGYYNTMLRPGLANFAGRAKSSGVSGAIVCDIIPEEAGDWVAEARRAGLDTVFLASPTSTAERLQAVAAHSTGFVYAVSRTGVTGATQQAGAEVARLVGDLKGMTSVPVCVGFGISTPQHVADVCRVADGAVIGSWLVDYLATNWDGGRGRAALVDAVKSLKSATR from the coding sequence GTGCCGACCCTCGCACACACCTTCGACGCGCTCCGGACCAAGGGAGAAAAGGCCCTCGTCCTCTACGTCACTGCGGGAGACCCGTCACTCGACGACCTCCCGGCGATCTGTGACGCCTTGGTCGAAGGCGGTGCGGACGTCATCGAAATCGGCGTCCCGTTTAGCGACCCGATCGCCGACGGTCCGACGATCCAAGCCAGCAGTCAGCGGGCTCTCGACCGGGGCACGCGCCCGGGCGCCGTCCTTGACTCCTTGTCAAGGGGAGGGTGTGGCGTGCCCGTCGTCCTCATGGGCTACTACAACACGATGTTGAGGCCGGGGCTTGCGAACTTCGCGGGCCGGGCCAAGTCCTCTGGTGTCTCCGGCGCCATCGTCTGCGACATCATCCCAGAAGAGGCGGGCGACTGGGTCGCCGAAGCCAGGCGGGCAGGCTTGGACACCGTGTTCCTCGCGTCTCCGACTTCGACGGCAGAAAGGTTGCAGGCGGTTGCGGCGCATTCAACCGGCTTCGTTTACGCGGTGAGCCGCACCGGTGTCACGGGAGCCACCCAGCAGGCAGGGGCCGAGGTCGCTCGGCTGGTCGGTGACCTCAAGGGGATGACCAGCGTGCCCGTCTGTGTGGGGTTCGGCATCAGCACTCCTCAGCATGTCGCCGATGTGTGCAGGGTCGCCGACGGGGCTGTGATCGGCTCGTGGTTGGTTGACTACTTGGCCACGAATTGGGATGGCGGAAGGGGCCGTGCCGCTCTCGTGGACGCGGTGAAGTCGCTCAAGTCGGCCACGAGATAG
- a CDS encoding NYN domain-containing protein has translation MADNINPYAALFVDFENLYYFIKNRTDQKTDPGDTSLKVIRSLKTTLHEGQQKNCIIQHAYADFERVGGGTQGDFYLMGIETHNVLGTEHKNAADMRLCIDALDTLYTRPEIDTFVFVAGDRDYIPVIQHLRARARSVIVVAFKDNLSGDLLQVAEERNFIDATTMLPTDVKLTSPRVAPAPPAPAAPVAQPQRPAPKPSTFATPKRIHDPRALETLRIMLHHFSDKPEIWMIPFLHRQRSEMSQLEEFERKALLSDLVQLGAIAIEQRLGDVRDYSVIVVNWNHPDVVAENPG, from the coding sequence GTGGCCGATAACATCAACCCTTACGCCGCGCTCTTCGTGGACTTTGAAAACCTCTACTACTTCATTAAAAACCGTACAGACCAGAAGACTGACCCAGGCGACACATCACTGAAAGTCATTCGCAGCCTTAAGACAACCCTACACGAAGGCCAGCAAAAGAACTGCATCATCCAACACGCCTACGCTGACTTCGAACGGGTCGGTGGAGGCACCCAAGGAGACTTCTATCTCATGGGGATCGAAACCCACAATGTCTTGGGTACCGAGCACAAGAACGCCGCCGACATGCGCCTCTGCATTGACGCGTTGGACACGCTTTATACAAGGCCGGAAATCGACACATTCGTCTTCGTCGCCGGCGACCGAGACTACATTCCTGTCATCCAGCACCTTCGGGCCCGGGCCCGCAGCGTCATCGTCGTGGCGTTCAAGGACAACTTGTCGGGCGACCTCCTTCAAGTCGCCGAAGAACGCAATTTCATCGACGCGACGACAATGCTGCCGACTGATGTCAAGCTGACCAGCCCTCGAGTCGCCCCAGCCCCTCCGGCCCCTGCCGCCCCGGTCGCCCAGCCTCAGCGACCTGCCCCCAAGCCCAGCACATTTGCGACTCCCAAGAGGATCCACGACCCGCGGGCCCTTGAAACGCTCCGCATCATGCTGCATCACTTTAGCGACAAGCCAGAGATTTGGATGATTCCCTTTCTGCACCGCCAGCGGTCCGAGATGTCCCAACTCGAGGAGTTTGAGCGCAAGGCGCTCCTTTCCGACTTGGTCCAACTGGGGGCTATCGCGATCGAGCAACGGCTAGGTGACGTACGGGACTACTCCGTCATCGTCGTCAACTGGAACCACCCCGATGTAGTGGCGGAGAACCCGGGCTGA
- a CDS encoding M20/M25/M40 family metallo-hydrolase has translation MFARLRLLLAVPVLAWAGTALAQQPPEDQVIDSLIKETRDNSHTVEILRELCGKFGPRVTASDALLAAQHWAVRKFTDFGVDKVWLEQYQEAPVRFQRNAAASWGGLTAPYRYKMAFSTPAYTVGTKGPVAGPPVKMPATMDEAKNAAAQLKGAWVLMPRMVGMGSANLSRPTDLDKFVDSCGIAGRVYSTNADSYVWTHGSWVAYNKQTRPKTPLVTISKNDYGLVEYNMAKGRAPILEFNIDQKLEDRPTPLYNVVAEIKGSVRPSEYVIISGHFDSWDGPGSQGAMDNGTGSSMVLELARTFAKLKLRPMRTVRFVLWSGEEQGLLGSRGYTEKHKDELANIQAVFVEDHGQNPYQAIVVQEDMKPFFESVVAKLAGAYPEFPFTLQTTQRLPAGGSDHGSFIARGVPGFQLQKAPGPVSYTEIWHTQNDQVRYVQSRCVAQNATYVGVLAYHLANIPERLPKAQAGNNRRAGGG, from the coding sequence ATGTTCGCCAGGCTACGACTGCTTCTTGCCGTGCCGGTCCTCGCATGGGCCGGGACTGCGCTCGCCCAACAACCGCCCGAAGACCAAGTCATCGACAGTCTCATTAAGGAGACCCGTGACAACTCGCACACAGTCGAGATCCTCCGTGAACTGTGCGGTAAGTTCGGTCCCCGGGTCACGGCCTCGGACGCCCTTCTCGCTGCCCAGCATTGGGCCGTGCGCAAGTTCACCGACTTTGGCGTCGACAAGGTGTGGCTGGAGCAGTACCAGGAGGCACCAGTCCGGTTCCAGAGGAACGCGGCAGCTTCCTGGGGCGGCTTGACCGCTCCCTACCGCTATAAGATGGCGTTCAGCACGCCGGCATACACGGTCGGCACCAAGGGCCCGGTGGCCGGACCACCGGTCAAGATGCCGGCGACGATGGACGAGGCCAAGAATGCCGCGGCCCAACTCAAGGGCGCATGGGTGCTCATGCCTCGGATGGTCGGTATGGGCAGCGCAAACTTGTCTCGTCCGACTGACCTGGACAAGTTTGTGGACTCGTGCGGCATCGCCGGCCGGGTGTACAGCACCAACGCCGACTCCTACGTGTGGACGCACGGCAGCTGGGTCGCCTACAACAAGCAGACCCGGCCGAAGACACCGTTGGTCACGATCAGCAAGAACGATTACGGTCTGGTCGAATACAACATGGCCAAGGGGCGGGCCCCCATTCTAGAGTTCAACATTGACCAGAAGCTGGAAGACCGGCCGACACCGCTCTACAACGTCGTGGCCGAGATCAAGGGTTCGGTCCGTCCGTCCGAGTACGTCATCATCAGCGGCCACTTTGACAGTTGGGACGGCCCGGGGTCGCAGGGGGCGATGGACAACGGGACAGGCAGCTCGATGGTCCTCGAACTGGCGCGGACGTTTGCCAAGCTGAAGCTCCGTCCGATGCGCACGGTCCGGTTTGTCCTCTGGAGCGGGGAAGAGCAGGGCCTTCTCGGGTCGCGAGGCTACACCGAGAAGCACAAGGACGAGCTGGCCAATATCCAGGCCGTCTTCGTCGAGGACCACGGTCAAAACCCGTACCAAGCCATCGTCGTCCAGGAGGACATGAAGCCGTTCTTCGAGTCGGTCGTCGCTAAGCTGGCCGGGGCGTATCCTGAGTTCCCCTTCACTCTGCAAACGACACAGCGGCTTCCGGCCGGTGGCAGTGACCACGGTAGCTTCATCGCCCGGGGAGTGCCAGGGTTCCAGTTGCAAAAGGCGCCTGGCCCCGTCTCTTACACGGAGATTTGGCACACTCAAAACGACCAGGTCAGGTACGTCCAGTCGCGATGCGTCGCCCAAAACGCGACGTATGTCGGCGTCTTGGCCTATCACTTAGCCAATATTCCGGAGAGGCTCCCCAAAGCGCAAGCGGGTAACAACCGGCGGGCCGGTGGCGGGTAG